From the genome of Bifidobacterium asteroides, one region includes:
- a CDS encoding Gfo/Idh/MocA family protein produces the protein MSRLNGKRREAEQKGMRVNFAILGAGRIANALAKTVVLMSKDRQYSHLVAPYAVASRDGDRAAAFAKKYGFPHSYGSYQELLTDPNVDLVYIATPHSLHAEQAIACMKAGKNVLVEKSFAANAIQARQVIETSESTGLLCTEAIWTRYMPSRSIIDDIVSSGGIGTVRTVTANLGYVTVDKARMTDPALAGGALLDVGVYPLNFIDMVMGPKPIERICTDWVRSPEGVDSQNSTTIFYQDGSMGAATSSMVSASDRTGDIWGDRGYLECININNVESIDLYDADHKPKKHYPIPDQLTGYEYEVASAAQAILDSKTECAQMPHKDTLRIMGLMDSLRRQWGLAFPFES, from the coding sequence ATGAGCAGATTGAACGGCAAGCGGCGAGAAGCTGAGCAGAAGGGCATGCGGGTCAACTTCGCCATTCTCGGTGCCGGACGGATAGCCAATGCTTTGGCCAAGACAGTGGTCTTGATGTCCAAAGACCGGCAATACAGCCATCTGGTCGCCCCCTACGCCGTGGCCTCCAGGGATGGGGATCGCGCAGCTGCATTCGCCAAAAAATATGGATTCCCACATTCCTATGGCTCCTACCAGGAGCTCCTGACCGATCCTAATGTGGATCTGGTCTACATCGCCACGCCTCACAGCCTCCATGCCGAGCAGGCCATCGCCTGCATGAAGGCGGGAAAGAACGTGCTGGTCGAGAAGTCCTTCGCTGCTAACGCCATTCAGGCCAGGCAGGTCATCGAGACATCCGAGAGCACCGGTCTGCTCTGCACCGAGGCCATCTGGACCAGATACATGCCCTCGCGCTCCATCATCGACGACATCGTCTCCTCAGGTGGAATCGGCACCGTCAGAACGGTCACCGCCAACCTCGGATATGTGACCGTGGACAAGGCCAGAATGACCGACCCGGCCCTGGCCGGAGGCGCCCTGCTCGACGTAGGCGTCTACCCCCTCAACTTCATCGACATGGTCATGGGACCCAAGCCCATCGAACGGATCTGCACGGATTGGGTCCGCAGTCCGGAAGGCGTCGACAGCCAGAACTCCACGACCATTTTCTACCAGGACGGATCCATGGGCGCAGCGACCAGCTCCATGGTCTCAGCCAGCGACCGGACCGGCGACATCTGGGGAGACCGAGGCTACCTGGAGTGCATCAATATCAACAATGTGGAGTCCATCGACCTGTACGACGCTGATCACAAGCCGAAGAAGCACTACCCCATCCCTGACCAGCTTACCGGTTATGAGTACGAGGTGGCCAGCGCCGCACAGGCCATCCTGGATAGCAAGACCGAGTGCGCCCAGATGCCCCACAAGGACACCCTGCGCATCATGGGGCTCATGGACTCACTGCGCCGCCAGTGGGGATTGGCCTTTCCCTTCGAATCATGA
- a CDS encoding very short patch repair endonuclease, with amino-acid sequence MVSKKTPSRFQPGTRSYTMSRIRGTETSIERRVRSYLFSRGLRFRKNDKRYPGHPDVVLPKWRTMVFVNGCFWHMHQDCDRFSIPKSNVEYWTTKLTRNRLRDQEQGKKLKAMGWRVFTVWECQLDAHHARETLRKLYEAITKNGNPNEGAKDEQIERQAARS; translated from the coding sequence ATGGTTTCAAAAAAGACACCCAGCAGATTCCAGCCCGGCACACGCAGCTATACCATGTCCCGCATCAGGGGCACGGAGACATCAATAGAGCGCCGGGTCCGGTCCTACCTCTTCTCGCGCGGTCTGCGGTTTCGCAAGAACGACAAGAGGTATCCGGGCCATCCTGATGTGGTTCTGCCCAAGTGGCGCACAATGGTCTTCGTCAATGGCTGTTTCTGGCACATGCATCAGGACTGCGACAGATTTTCCATTCCCAAATCCAATGTAGAGTATTGGACCACAAAGCTGACGAGGAACCGATTGCGGGATCAGGAGCAGGGCAAAAAGCTTAAAGCCATGGGTTGGCGGGTTTTCACGGTCTGGGAGTGCCAGCTGGATGCACACCATGCCAGGGAAACGCTGCGGAAATTGTATGAGGCCATCACAAAAAACGGCAATCCAAACGAAGGAGCCAAGGATGAGCAGATTGAACGGCAAGCGGCGAGAAGCTGA
- a CDS encoding haloacid dehalogenase-like hydrolase: MRVLDFDGTIYDGESLLDFYLFTARKDPRVLHYLPIALFYAVRYRLGRVTLEQLDSAMRRVGSRYLRLLTSRPGFDMDLLVSQFWDANMHKIMDWYTPQADDVVVTASFDLVAGEACRRLGITRCIGSTLDLESLTVGYLNFGPDKPLHFQRILGQETAVDAFYTDSAFDLPMIDLARRAYLVEHGRVRRIK, from the coding sequence ATGCGGGTATTGGACTTCGACGGCACCATCTACGATGGCGAAAGCCTGCTTGACTTCTACCTGTTCACTGCCCGCAAAGATCCACGGGTGCTACACTACCTGCCGATTGCCCTCTTCTATGCCGTCCGATACCGCCTGGGCCGGGTCACCCTGGAGCAGCTGGACTCGGCCATGCGTCGGGTGGGCTCGCGCTACCTGCGTCTGCTGACCTCGCGTCCTGGCTTTGACATGGACCTGCTGGTCAGCCAATTCTGGGATGCCAACATGCACAAGATCATGGATTGGTACACCCCCCAGGCCGACGACGTGGTGGTGACCGCCTCCTTCGATCTTGTGGCGGGGGAGGCCTGTCGTCGACTGGGCATCACCCGGTGCATCGGCTCCACCCTGGATTTGGAGTCCCTGACCGTGGGCTATCTCAACTTTGGACCCGATAAGCCTCTGCACTTTCAGCGGATCCTGGGTCAGGAGACGGCCGTCGACGCCTTCTATACCGATTCAGCCTTTGATTTGCCCATGATTGATCTTGCCAGACGGGCCTACCTGGTCGAGCATGGCCGTGTTCGCCGCATCAAATAG
- a CDS encoding NAD+ synthase has protein sequence MGIQEEQPRQDGDLLVALAQIDTCVGDLDGNADIILDYSRKAAEQGATLVVFPEMSLTGYPIEDLAFRASFRRAAWSRADRLARELEEQGLGYLYVIVGTVGTDTDQDRPRNRLVVLHQGRVEAGYDKHFLPNYGVFDEYRIFTPGDRTVVLEMRGHRIGLAICEDIWQEGDPISDLAGRDIDLLVTINGSPFEEGKGHVRYELAARRAKQVGAPLLYLNQVGGQDDLVFDGGSFVVDRDGNLLERSPRFVQNLSTWTLPGRGEHPLPSESCMAEEMPGDEEVYRACVLGLKDYMAKNHFTSVCLGLSGGIDSALVATMAADACGGEHVRGISMPSRYSSEGSRDDAADLAQRLGLRYVVQSIGPEFDAFQGQLHLEGVAEENLQARIRGVIVMAYANAEGLLALATGNKSELACGYSTIYGDAVGGYAPIKDLLKTRVWQLARWRNAQARALGKREPIPINSIVKPPSAELRQGQKDSDSLPDYSLLDKVLESYIEHAHGRADLLADGFDPDTVDTVMRLVDRAEWKRRQYPLGPKVTSLAFGRDRRLPVTNAFKE, from the coding sequence ATGGGCATACAAGAGGAACAGCCGCGGCAGGATGGCGATCTGCTGGTGGCTCTGGCTCAGATCGACACCTGTGTGGGCGATCTTGACGGCAACGCCGATATTATTCTGGATTACTCCAGAAAGGCAGCGGAGCAGGGGGCGACCCTGGTGGTCTTTCCCGAGATGAGCCTGACCGGTTATCCAATCGAGGACTTGGCATTTCGGGCCAGCTTCCGTCGGGCCGCCTGGTCTCGTGCCGACCGTCTAGCCAGGGAGCTGGAGGAACAGGGTCTGGGCTATCTCTATGTGATCGTCGGGACCGTTGGCACCGATACGGATCAGGACAGGCCTCGCAATCGGCTGGTAGTCCTGCACCAGGGTCGGGTCGAGGCTGGCTACGACAAGCACTTCCTGCCCAACTACGGGGTCTTTGACGAGTACAGGATTTTCACCCCGGGGGATAGGACCGTCGTCCTGGAGATGCGGGGGCACCGGATTGGACTGGCTATCTGCGAGGACATATGGCAGGAGGGCGATCCCATCAGCGACTTGGCTGGCCGGGACATCGACCTCCTGGTGACCATCAATGGCTCCCCTTTCGAGGAGGGCAAGGGGCATGTCCGTTACGAGCTGGCGGCTCGTCGGGCCAAGCAGGTTGGCGCGCCTCTGCTCTACCTGAACCAGGTAGGCGGGCAGGACGACCTGGTCTTTGACGGCGGCAGTTTCGTGGTGGACCGGGATGGCAACCTGCTGGAGCGCTCGCCCAGGTTCGTCCAGAATCTGTCCACTTGGACCCTGCCTGGACGTGGGGAGCACCCTTTGCCCAGCGAGTCCTGCATGGCCGAAGAGATGCCTGGGGACGAGGAGGTCTATCGGGCCTGCGTTCTGGGTCTGAAGGACTATATGGCCAAGAATCACTTCACCAGCGTCTGCCTGGGGTTGTCGGGCGGGATCGACTCGGCCCTGGTGGCGACCATGGCCGCCGATGCCTGCGGAGGGGAGCATGTGCGCGGCATCTCCATGCCCAGCCGCTACTCTTCGGAGGGCTCCCGGGATGATGCTGCCGATCTGGCCCAGCGCCTGGGCTTGCGTTACGTGGTCCAGTCAATAGGCCCTGAGTTCGACGCCTTCCAAGGGCAGCTACATCTGGAGGGGGTTGCTGAAGAGAATCTGCAGGCCCGGATCCGCGGTGTCATCGTCATGGCCTACGCCAATGCCGAGGGGCTTCTGGCGCTGGCCACAGGCAACAAGTCCGAGCTGGCCTGCGGCTACTCAACTATTTATGGTGATGCGGTCGGCGGCTACGCGCCCATCAAGGATCTGCTCAAGACTCGGGTCTGGCAGCTGGCGCGATGGCGCAACGCCCAGGCTCGGGCACTGGGCAAACGTGAGCCCATTCCTATCAATTCCATCGTCAAGCCACCCTCGGCCGAGCTACGCCAAGGGCAGAAGGACTCTGATTCTCTGCCAGACTACAGCCTGCTTGACAAGGTTCTGGAGTCATACATCGAGCATGCGCATGGTCGGGCCGATCTTCTGGCCGACGGATTCGATCCTGACACAGTCGACACGGTCATGCGCCTGGTGGATCGGGCCGAGTGGAAGCGGCGTCAGTACCCGCTGGGACCCAAGGTCACATCTCTTGCCTTTGGCCGGGACCGTCGGCTGCCCGTCACCAACGCTTTCAAGGAGTGA
- a CDS encoding MarR family winged helix-turn-helix transcriptional regulator, giving the protein MLKKSHYHNLSSCIAGIYRHARNDASRYTGDSTLRGTQGDLIVYLYDHPGLSQRQIARDLCVDPSLLARDLKALKALGLVSREQNPADHRVNIIALTRSGADIARKRIRSVNNWWIDLFKQNPDIDPETFQTELRCVYNRLLADQL; this is encoded by the coding sequence ATGTTGAAGAAGAGTCACTACCACAACCTGAGCAGTTGCATAGCCGGAATCTACCGGCATGCACGCAACGATGCCAGCCGGTACACAGGTGACTCCACCTTACGGGGCACCCAAGGTGATCTGATTGTATATCTCTACGATCATCCAGGCCTCAGCCAGCGCCAGATAGCCCGGGACCTGTGTGTAGACCCCAGCCTGCTGGCCCGGGACCTGAAAGCTTTAAAAGCCCTGGGCCTGGTCAGCCGTGAACAGAACCCTGCCGATCATCGGGTCAATATCATTGCTCTGACCAGGTCGGGCGCAGATATAGCTCGTAAACGGATCAGATCGGTCAACAACTGGTGGATCGACCTGTTCAAGCAGAATCCGGATATTGACCCCGAGACCTTCCAGACCGAGCTGCGCTGCGTCTACAACCGGTTGCTGGCCGACCAGCTCTGA
- a CDS encoding MFS transporter encodes MTGSASIDVKKGSMKGSQESQEAAPPWRALWVLALGLAMIVLDSSIVNVSIPSIIAAIHINLAQAQWVTALYSIVLAALLLPSGRLGDMIGRKRILQVGTVIFVLGSVFAASASSGALLLLARLVQGIGGSLVMPSTLSTVSATFRGRHRATAFGIWGAVMSSAAAVGPFLGGAFTSTIGWRWIFLVNLPLGLIVFLASAAFVPETKSAPRQTGDRWGMLADWKGILLSALGSALVVFALIEGQTYGWWRPRAALELGPLYLSTSAPLSPVPVSLLLGLALLAAFALTELTRARKGKIVILDVSMFAIGTFGWGNLTAAIVNAGQFAVMFILPLYLINARGLSPLGAGSILGVMALGSVVSGGLARVVSARLGAGGTVQTGLLMEIVGVALSILLMHGSMPVWPMTLTLIIYGAGLGFASAQLTSLVLSGVPVAQSGQASATQSTIRQWGTALGAAVSGSVLSLALSLVLPRHLTALKGISAQVADGLVKSVQTSAGNAIVGLRAQGTRGRLGALGPQVTHALTEGFTQGAQWAMGFAVLLLLLGLIASVLVRRAARKAGADKV; translated from the coding sequence ATGACCGGATCGGCAAGCATAGACGTGAAGAAGGGCAGTATGAAAGGCAGCCAAGAGTCCCAGGAGGCGGCGCCGCCATGGCGCGCCCTCTGGGTGTTGGCCCTGGGGCTGGCCATGATTGTGCTGGATTCGTCCATCGTTAACGTCTCCATACCCTCCATCATCGCCGCCATCCATATCAACCTGGCTCAAGCCCAGTGGGTTACAGCCCTCTACAGCATCGTGCTGGCAGCCCTGCTCCTCCCTTCCGGTCGTCTGGGGGACATGATCGGACGCAAGCGAATCCTGCAGGTGGGCACGGTCATCTTTGTGCTGGGTTCCGTCTTCGCCGCATCGGCTTCTTCTGGCGCACTGCTGCTTCTGGCTCGGCTTGTTCAGGGAATCGGTGGCTCCTTGGTCATGCCATCCACCCTGTCTACCGTGTCTGCCACCTTCCGGGGCCGGCACCGGGCCACTGCATTCGGCATCTGGGGGGCCGTCATGTCTTCCGCTGCGGCGGTCGGCCCCTTCCTGGGCGGGGCTTTCACCAGCACTATCGGTTGGCGGTGGATCTTCCTGGTCAATTTGCCCCTGGGACTGATCGTTTTCCTGGCCAGTGCAGCCTTTGTGCCTGAGACCAAGTCTGCTCCCCGGCAGACTGGTGACCGGTGGGGGATGCTTGCCGACTGGAAGGGCATACTCCTTTCGGCTCTTGGGTCGGCCCTGGTGGTCTTTGCGCTGATCGAGGGGCAGACCTATGGCTGGTGGCGTCCCCGCGCCGCACTTGAACTTGGCCCACTGTACTTATCCACATCGGCGCCCCTGTCGCCGGTTCCGGTCAGTTTGCTTCTGGGATTGGCCCTGCTGGCTGCCTTTGCGCTGACCGAGCTGACCAGGGCGCGCAAGGGCAAGATAGTCATCCTGGACGTGTCCATGTTCGCCATCGGTACCTTCGGCTGGGGCAACCTTACGGCCGCCATCGTCAACGCTGGTCAGTTCGCGGTCATGTTCATCCTGCCCCTCTACCTGATCAACGCCAGAGGCCTGAGCCCCCTGGGGGCCGGATCCATCCTGGGCGTCATGGCCCTGGGATCAGTTGTGTCCGGCGGTCTGGCCCGGGTGGTCTCAGCCCGTCTGGGAGCCGGCGGCACGGTGCAGACGGGTCTGCTGATGGAGATTGTCGGCGTGGCCCTGTCCATTCTGCTCATGCATGGGTCGATGCCGGTCTGGCCCATGACTCTGACACTGATTATTTACGGTGCTGGTCTGGGCTTCGCCTCGGCGCAGCTGACCAGCCTGGTGTTGTCCGGTGTCCCGGTGGCCCAATCCGGCCAGGCTTCGGCCACCCAATCCACCATCCGTCAGTGGGGGACTGCCCTGGGCGCCGCAGTCTCCGGTTCCGTCCTCTCACTTGCTCTGAGCCTGGTACTGCCAAGACATCTGACGGCCCTCAAGGGAATCTCAGCGCAGGTGGCCGATGGCCTGGTCAAATCGGTTCAGACCTCTGCAGGAAATGCCATCGTCGGTCTGCGAGCTCAGGGTACCCGGGGCCGGTTGGGAGCACTGGGTCCTCAGGTGACTCATGCCCTGACCGAAGGATTCACCCAAGGCGCCCAGTGGGCTATGGGCTTCGCAGTTCTTTTGCTGCTCCTGGGGCTAATCGCTTCAGTGCTGGTACGCCGGGCCGCCCGCAAGGCTGGTGCCGATAAGGTCTGA
- a CDS encoding TetR/AcrR family transcriptional regulator yields MPRIRESTLQEHRAKTLDQIITAAEAILRTGGRGQLTMAEVARRTNLARNSLYRYARDADQLCDMVMERHLPDWGQALDQALGTTDDPRRTVEVWTRTNLEQAGLHGHGWLMNLYAEQHDEQLRQALIYGNPSNSHEPAPRNDQSTDRQIQALLDFHRQVNQPLIQAWTALRPADPAMGVEVTRGIVQSGMRLIDALDQKLAPEQRQTRLTIIIEKVTACAKAVTATLTEGPTCA; encoded by the coding sequence ATGCCCAGGATCCGCGAATCCACGCTCCAGGAGCACCGCGCCAAAACCCTGGACCAGATCATCACCGCCGCCGAAGCCATCCTGCGCACCGGCGGACGCGGCCAGCTGACCATGGCCGAGGTGGCTCGACGCACCAATCTGGCCCGGAACTCCCTCTACCGCTACGCCCGGGATGCCGACCAGCTCTGCGACATGGTCATGGAGCGGCACCTACCCGACTGGGGCCAGGCCCTGGACCAGGCCTTGGGTACGACAGACGACCCGCGCCGAACAGTCGAGGTCTGGACCCGCACCAATCTGGAACAGGCCGGACTGCACGGACACGGCTGGCTGATGAACCTCTACGCCGAACAGCACGACGAGCAGTTACGCCAGGCCCTGATCTACGGCAACCCCTCGAATTCCCATGAGCCCGCCCCAAGGAACGATCAGTCCACAGACCGGCAAATCCAAGCCCTGCTGGACTTCCACCGGCAGGTCAACCAGCCGCTGATCCAGGCATGGACAGCCCTGCGGCCAGCAGATCCGGCCATGGGTGTGGAGGTGACGCGAGGCATCGTCCAATCCGGTATGCGACTGATTGATGCCCTGGACCAAAAGCTTGCTCCCGAGCAACGGCAGACACGACTGACCATCATCATCGAGAAGGTGACCGCCTGCGCCAAGGCCGTCACCGCCACCCTGACGGAAGGACCTACATGCGCCTGA
- a CDS encoding YccF domain-containing protein, translating to MRLIGNICWLLLGGLAIALAWTLVGIALCLTVVGIPLGFQAFKMARLTLTPFGRQVIYGGGLGSWLANLLWIILGGWWLALAYLVAGLVTMLTVVGIPFGLQAFKMARLALMPFGSSVRVAVL from the coding sequence ATGCGCCTGATTGGCAACATCTGCTGGCTGCTGCTGGGAGGACTGGCCATCGCACTGGCCTGGACCCTGGTAGGCATCGCGCTCTGCCTGACCGTGGTAGGCATCCCCCTGGGCTTCCAGGCCTTCAAGATGGCGCGCCTGACCTTGACCCCATTTGGCCGACAGGTCATCTACGGAGGCGGACTGGGATCATGGCTGGCCAACCTGCTCTGGATTATCCTGGGCGGCTGGTGGCTGGCCCTGGCCTATCTAGTGGCCGGACTGGTCACCATGCTGACCGTGGTGGGCATACCCTTCGGTCTGCAGGCTTTCAAGATGGCCCGCCTGGCCCTGATGCCCTTCGGATCCTCGGTTCGCGTCGCCGTCTTATGA
- a CDS encoding replication-associated recombination protein A yields the protein MVDDLFQAADPPEEHTLPLAVRMRPRSLDEVVGQDKVTALGTPLERLARSDPNNRLTAPSSVVLFGPPGVGKTTLAYIVARQSGRHFEELSAVTSGVKEVRQVLAQARERLVSQGQETVLFIDEVHRFSKSQQDALLPSVENRDVTFIAATTENPSFSVIAPLLSRSVVVKLEALDDQDLAKLVRRAVKDQRGLKDQVRLDPGALDQIVRFAGGDARRALTILEAAAGAVTEDGPRAKGARRPLINAKVVSSVMDVAAVRYDKKGDDHYDVASAFIKSMRGSDVDAALHYLARMIRAGEDPRFIARRIMIASAEEVGMASPEVLEITVAAAQAVAMVGMPEARLILAEAVIAVATAPKSNASYLAINQALEDVDAGHIGQVPLHLRNAPTKLMKAWGNHEGYQYAHDAPDAVAPQQYMPDELVGRRYYHPNDRGYERQLGPRLEAIRAILDRAAGPEGNAGSGQ from the coding sequence ATGGTTGATGATCTCTTCCAGGCGGCGGATCCCCCCGAGGAACATACCCTGCCTCTGGCGGTCAGGATGCGGCCCAGGAGCCTGGACGAGGTGGTCGGCCAGGATAAGGTCACAGCTCTTGGAACACCGCTGGAGCGGCTGGCCCGGTCGGATCCGAACAACCGTCTGACGGCTCCCAGCTCGGTCGTTCTTTTCGGCCCTCCAGGGGTGGGCAAGACCACCCTGGCCTACATCGTCGCCCGACAGTCCGGGCGGCATTTCGAGGAGCTTTCGGCTGTCACTTCGGGGGTGAAGGAGGTGCGGCAGGTCCTCGCCCAGGCTCGGGAGCGGCTGGTCAGCCAGGGTCAGGAGACGGTCCTCTTTATTGATGAAGTCCACCGTTTTTCCAAGTCCCAGCAGGATGCCCTGTTGCCCAGCGTGGAGAACCGGGATGTGACTTTCATCGCAGCCACCACCGAGAATCCCAGCTTTTCGGTCATTGCCCCCCTGCTTTCCCGCTCGGTGGTGGTCAAGCTGGAGGCCTTGGACGACCAGGACCTGGCCAAGCTGGTCCGCAGGGCCGTAAAGGACCAGCGGGGGCTTAAAGACCAGGTACGGCTGGATCCAGGGGCTTTGGACCAAATCGTGCGTTTTGCCGGAGGCGATGCCCGCCGGGCCCTAACCATTCTGGAGGCTGCGGCTGGAGCGGTCACTGAGGACGGGCCTCGTGCTAAGGGTGCGCGTCGGCCTCTGATCAATGCCAAGGTGGTCTCCTCGGTCATGGACGTGGCCGCCGTCCGCTATGACAAGAAGGGCGATGATCACTATGACGTGGCTTCGGCCTTCATCAAGTCCATGCGGGGGTCCGACGTGGATGCGGCCCTGCACTACCTGGCTCGGATGATTCGGGCAGGCGAGGACCCGCGCTTCATCGCACGACGGATCATGATCGCTTCCGCCGAGGAGGTGGGCATGGCCTCTCCTGAGGTGCTGGAGATTACGGTCGCGGCTGCCCAGGCTGTGGCCATGGTGGGCATGCCAGAGGCCCGGCTGATCCTGGCCGAGGCGGTCATCGCTGTGGCCACGGCACCCAAGTCCAACGCCTCCTACCTGGCCATCAACCAGGCCCTGGAGGACGTGGACGCCGGGCATATCGGCCAAGTCCCCCTGCACCTGCGCAACGCTCCCACCAAGCTGATGAAGGCCTGGGGCAACCACGAGGGCTATCAGTATGCCCACGATGCGCCGGATGCAGTGGCGCCTCAGCAGTACATGCCGGACGAACTGGTCGGACGACGCTACTACCACCCCAATGATCGGGGTTATGAGCGTCAACTGGGCCCCCGTCTGGAAGCCATCAGGGCCATCCTGGACAGGGCCGCCGGGCCGGAGGGAAACGCCGGGTCTGGGCAATGA
- a CDS encoding peptidylprolyl isomerase — protein MSTVIMHTSEGDIRLDLFGDQAPETVANFLDLASGRKEWTDPETGQKRQDPFYDGLTFHRIIKDFMIQGGCPLGTGTGGPGYEFDDEIDPSLTFEEPYKLAMANAGLRRDPVTGKTHGTNGSQFFITTVPTPWLNGHHTIFGQVADEDSRKVVDKLDAVTTDSGDRPLEPVLINSVEIL, from the coding sequence ATGAGCACAGTCATCATGCATACCTCAGAGGGCGATATTCGCCTGGATCTCTTTGGCGATCAGGCACCTGAAACCGTAGCCAACTTCTTGGATCTGGCCTCAGGCCGCAAAGAGTGGACCGATCCCGAGACGGGCCAGAAGCGGCAGGACCCTTTCTACGACGGTCTGACCTTCCACCGGATCATCAAGGACTTCATGATCCAGGGCGGCTGCCCGCTCGGCACCGGCACAGGCGGCCCCGGCTACGAGTTTGACGATGAGATCGACCCATCCCTGACCTTTGAGGAACCCTACAAGCTCGCCATGGCCAATGCAGGGCTACGCCGCGACCCCGTCACAGGAAAAACTCACGGCACCAACGGATCACAGTTCTTCATCACCACTGTGCCCACCCCCTGGTTGAACGGACATCACACCATCTTCGGACAGGTTGCCGATGAGGATTCCCGGAAGGTGGTCGACAAGCTGGATGCCGTGACCACCGACTCAGGCGACCGTCCCCTTGAGCCGGTCTTGATCAACAGCGTCGAAATCCTCTGA
- a CDS encoding MFS transporter, with the protein MSTAVIDKADISGQSKNFGLAEDDLAVREITRRVDNARESATFYKIVALVAAGMLMDSIDVYVGSAVASSALSTGWSTVAQNSLFLSAGFLGLLVGSLLAGFIGDLRGRKTAYQINLLLFGGFTLLGALAPNMAVLSACRLGAGLGLGAEIVTGFSMVNEFAPIRHRGRWSAIVSLVANTGVPLAMLLCAWIIPRWSWRPLFVGIGLAAALIWYLRRDIPESPRWLALHGRMGEAVQVVELLEAGNGREGSSSDSVGGSAHAGKNDGVEAPAKASGSIVRGLIVATVAVSATNVCSYAFTSWVPTILLKRGIDLSGSLWISTLMMLGAPMGCLIGSLLLDRIGRKRIIVTAFLLTAVFGLLYAAQTSQVTAILVGILLMGSLYVLMSSVVAVYAPELFPTTVRFRCVGIANAIAKLCNVLMPVLIGAMLSQWGSTSIFVTISLVALASMLVVGLVGWETSGRSVG; encoded by the coding sequence ATGTCGACAGCGGTCATTGACAAAGCAGACATATCCGGACAATCCAAGAATTTCGGCCTCGCTGAGGATGACTTGGCGGTCCGCGAGATTACCCGGCGAGTAGACAATGCTCGTGAATCGGCTACTTTTTACAAGATTGTGGCCCTGGTGGCCGCGGGCATGCTGATGGACAGCATCGATGTCTATGTGGGCAGCGCCGTAGCCAGTTCGGCCTTGAGCACCGGGTGGTCCACGGTCGCCCAGAATTCCCTCTTCCTGTCGGCTGGTTTCCTGGGGCTCCTGGTGGGCTCGCTGCTGGCCGGGTTCATTGGAGACCTGCGGGGTCGCAAGACCGCCTACCAGATCAACCTGTTGCTCTTCGGAGGCTTTACTCTGCTGGGCGCTCTGGCTCCGAACATGGCCGTCCTCTCGGCTTGCCGTCTGGGGGCCGGGCTGGGTCTTGGCGCCGAGATCGTCACCGGATTCTCCATGGTCAATGAATTCGCTCCCATCCGGCACCGCGGCCGTTGGAGTGCCATCGTCTCGCTGGTGGCTAACACCGGAGTGCCACTAGCCATGCTCCTGTGTGCCTGGATTATTCCGCGCTGGTCCTGGCGGCCGCTCTTCGTGGGCATTGGCCTGGCGGCTGCGCTGATCTGGTATCTGCGGCGCGACATTCCCGAGTCTCCCCGCTGGCTGGCCCTGCACGGGCGGATGGGCGAGGCCGTCCAGGTGGTCGAGCTTCTGGAGGCTGGCAATGGCCGGGAAGGGTCAAGCTCCGATTCAGTCGGGGGTTCCGCCCACGCTGGGAAGAATGATGGCGTTGAGGCACCTGCCAAGGCATCGGGCAGTATTGTCCGCGGTCTGATTGTGGCCACCGTGGCAGTTTCGGCTACCAACGTCTGCTCCTATGCTTTCACATCCTGGGTGCCCACCATCCTGCTCAAGCGGGGCATAGATCTGAGCGGATCCCTGTGGATCAGCACCCTGATGATGCTGGGTGCCCCCATGGGCTGCCTGATCGGATCCCTGCTTCTGGACCGGATCGGCCGCAAGCGGATCATCGTCACGGCCTTCCTGCTGACAGCGGTCTTCGGTCTGCTCTACGCCGCGCAGACCAGCCAGGTCACTGCCATTCTGGTGGGCATTCTGCTCATGGGCAGTCTTTACGTCCTCATGTCGTCGGTGGTGGCCGTCTATGCGCCTGAGCTCTTCCCGACCACAGTCCGATTCCGCTGCGTGGGCATCGCCAATGCCATTGCCAAGCTCTGCAATGTGCTCATGCCCGTGCTCATCGGTGCCATGCTCAGCCAATGGGGGAGCACCTCAATCTTCGTCACCATCAGCTTGGTGGCTCTGGCTTCCATGCTGGTTGTGGGTCTGGTGGGATGGGAGACTTCCGGCCGTTCGGTGGGCTGA